gcgGTCCATGAATTTCCAGTGTCACGGTTAATAGTTGCAATTGCAAAGTTTCTGACGTGAAAAGTTTAAATTTGCGCACTGAAAGGCTAAAATCGGTTAATATAAGATATGAATTGGGGGCGGTGACAGCAAATTTCATTGTCTGAGGTTTGACGGATTGATTGCGGATCATCCAATCGGATGAAGCTTGAAGTTCTATCAGCCAATCAAATGCGATCTCAGGAATCGGGCCTGCCTCCGCATATAATTAAATCCACACCAGCGTGGTCGTGGTGGAAGTGTTTAGAGTTTGCTTTTAAAAGGAGAACGCCGAGGGGACAGGTCCTGTGAGCACCGCGCAGCTTTCTGGGgcaaccagaaaaaaaaacacgctTAAGCCCGAAAAACTACAATGAAATACACTTTAACGTTTTCTCAGAAAACGCAGGAGTTGACGTTAAAGTGATTTTTTGAAACTGGACCCGCTTCCTCGCTCGGCAACGgggtgaaatatctcaacatccTCACAAAGAAACTTTGCTTGCTAGGCTGCTAACTCGCACATAAGCCCGAAAAAAAGTATGATCATCGCCGAAGACTTGACTTCTAGCCATTTGTAACGCCTCATCTGTCGAGTAAAGTGTTACTAGTAGTTGTATTTGCTcggaaatgtttttttaaatgactcgAGACTGAATTTTGTAACGGTTTTTGGTTGTCATCACCAGTGGAGGAAGGGTTGCAGCTGGTAACTTAGCCAGCTACCAGCAGTGTTTCCACACAGCGCCCCCAGATCTCCACCGGGCAGcaccttccttttttttttttttttttgccattttcagctAGTTAGCAGTAAAGTAGTTGCACATTTGCCACAGGAAAGATGTCTGTCCGAAGTGGAGCTGGACAGACCCGGGGAGCTACTCTGGGTCCACAGCCCCTTAAGGCTACTGTGCCCTATCAGCTGGCCAGCAAGCCTCGGCCCCACCGGAGAGATGAAAAGTCAGGTATGAGCTCAACACCTGTCAGACTACACGGTTCTTATAGTAATGGCCCTGGTTACATGTGTATTCACTGGTGATAGAAGAGTAAATGTTGGTTAATGTGGACTAAAGCCTTACATGGTTTCACATCAGCTGTATCCATCACCAAGTTAACTAgtatttgttaatttattacctaCTGATTGATTTCAGATTTGAGATAGATGACCTAGTAAAGCCCCAGTGTTTAGGAGCATACAGTCCTAAAACAAGCAACTTCAAAACGGAAGTAAATGCACCGTCTTTATCTATAATTCACCAGTCATTGTTAGAGGGACGTGTcgatttgtttttattagtcTCTCATATTGTGACTTACATTGAatattaaaagataaataacaTAATAAGAAACAGAAGTATAGGTATAGAGAATAGGTATTACTTacttaagcattttttttcctcaaaggaATTACTGAAATTACTAACACTAACATACAACAAGTCATCAAAAAATTGTTGCCAGTAAATTTGTCGACTTTGTTTCATAGATGTTGTTAAATGTATTACCGTAACTGTTACACACTTTTAGACTAACATATTAATATGAGTTGTTCACTTGAGCAGTATTATTTATGTGATTTCCTATATGTAAGAGCAGAAAGCTCTTGCATATCGAAAAGTAAACAGTTCTGTCACCAACTGATGCAAActtaaacaaacaggaacatttAATCTGTTGCTGCATGTTCAATAAAAAGTTATCTGCATCTGACAGCCGGAAAggccaaacagcagcagcagctgagctcAGGCATGAGGCGGACAATGTCTCTTGATGCCATCATCGGGCCGTACCTGCAGGGACAATGGCCGAAAGAACCAGAGGGCCAGAGCAGCCTGTCTCGCAAGGACAAATCCACCCAGGTCAGCCCCGGATGAAGACAGTTCCCTAAGTGTGAACATGATAATGCTGCCGAAGTGGAATCAGGGCTGTTTTGtcagaaagaaatgaatggaatGCATTACTTTAccaaacatgtttctgtttgtatagttttaatttttaaatcatcaatgtgtcagtgctgttaGAGTTTTTGTGAGGCAGATGGGGTTGGCTCAGGTTAGAAGATTagtttgctgtttttgcagatAAAGAAGTTGCTaggagatgaagggagggagggagtgtcCGCTGCTTGCATAGCTATTACAGAGTGAGAACCACAGCCATGAGAACAGTCCCTAAAGTCAGCTGATGAGGCCGTTTTGGCTGCACCCAtcctttctgctctctgtgtgcagGCACTCGCCACTGCTCTACGGTTGCCCACATCCTCCCCccccatttttttgtttttcagtttctcctgcTCTTTCGCTCTTCTAAGTGCGAAGAGAGAGTCTGTGGGTGTGGATGGTGTGATGTGGCTGCAGATCAGCCTTTGAGCATGAAACGCTTTGCTAAGTGTGCAGCTTTTGGTAAAATAATGTGTGGCGTCCTGATATAATGCGTGGCTTAAATGTAACACCTTCCAGTTTTTAAGATAATTACAAGGAAACTTATGGCTGAAATGTGAacatatgtttgtttgtcaaTCACATGTGATCCCAATTGAAGCGTATTAGTTCTCATGgttacttttttcccccctccccaGACCCCAGACTCCTGGTCAGATAAATCACACACCAGGAGAGGTAGCAGCAGTCACAAACGATCGGCGTCGTGGGGCAGTGCTGAGAATCTGCGAGAGGTGAATCTCTGTTGTTCTACCAGTGTTGCTAAACtagacattttttgtgtttctatcCAAGAGCAAGCTCTTCAAAAAGGCCTGACTTGATTATTTCGACAGCATTGAGCAACAGGAGACAAAATGATCTCATCTGTAAAGAAAACTTCCACTTTGGGCCGGAGCTTCACTCCTCATAACTATTATCTGAACCATCAGTCAATCTGATTGTGACCACTAAAATTGTTAGCAACATGTCTATGAAAGCACCATGTTGTAAAGTGAGTTTCAGagacttcctctgtgtgtttgtaggtgaGGGCAAATTGACTGACATTAACCTGTTTTCATTGCAGATTGCTAAACTAAAACAACAGCTGCATCAGCGCAACAAACCTGCAGTCTCAGGGGGACTCGATAAAGACCGCCAGCGTGGCTATCCTCAGGGGAGCTGCAGCCTAGGAACCACTCAGGTACTTTAGCACTATCACCATACATAAACAAACTGCTTACTtttatgcaagtgtgtgtgtgtacatttttaacaagcaaatattgaaaatatatgtatatatatatattttttaatcagtgcCACCTGTCTGGTTTCAGACATGTATTACCGATTTATATTCATCAAAGTGAACTAACAGGCACAGCCCGTTGCAGGAAGCGAATGAAATAAAGCACAGAAGCAACAGGAAGACCACTACATCACATTGCTTCTGCTTTTGAGAGCAGATACGTAGTTCTGCTTTTTAGCACAGCTGGTCTGCACTGTCTTGTCACAAGGTGCCACACTCCACTGGGCTGAGGTGGTTTCAGAGCAAAGTGTGATGACAAGATGAACTAATAAGAACTGATTTGTGTCTGGAAGTGTGAATAAGATTTTTAATAACACCTGCAACAGTTCTAATTTGGGATAAACATCATGGAACCTAGTGAATTTAAATGATCTATGGAGCACATGTTGCTCAAGAGCggttcacatttctttttagtACAACAACAAGCAATATTTATGTAGCACACATCATACAAAGAATGTGGctcaaagtgcttcacagaggaaacaagaaaaactgacaataggggggaaaaaaaagcatgtctGTGATCTGCTTGAGGTTGCTACTCAAGGGTAATGCAGCCTGAATTCCATGTcacttgttttcatgttctcaGACTCAGCCAATTCCCATCCCCCTTGCTCCCCTGTCTACACTGGTCCCTCGACTGCGCTGCAGTGTGGAGGGCCTCAACCAGGAGCTGGAAGGGATGTTCGTCTGCCAGCCATCGCAGCCACAGCAGAGGGTAACtgtcaccttctctctctccacacagcATGTGCAAGAATTCAGCAGTTGTTCTGCTTGTAATGAAGGGAAAAGTAGCACTTAGTGTAAAGGTGGCTGACGTTAATTACGCAGGTTAAACACGGTTGTTTCTGGTCTTGTCAGCTCCTTGATGTTCCAGACGGTCACCGGGCTCCAGTCCctccacagagctgcagcagtggatCTCAGAGTGACCCTGCCACCACACCCCTGTCATCTTCCTCCCAGTCCTCCTCACCCACCTCCCCTCCCACCTACCTCTCAGCCTCCCCGCCCAACACTGAAGACGCACCCCTGGATCTGCACCAAAGTAGGTTTCTGAGTATAATGTGTCGAGCCACTGACTCCAGATTTCATCACGGTATATGTGGAGTTTTAACCACAATGTAATTCAAAAGTGCATTTGAACTGTCCACTGCAAATCCTGTGCTTGCAATCATGGATCTGGAAGTTATCTTTTTAAGCCAAGTGTCGATATATAGCATTAAAAAGTATTAAAGCAGAGAAGGACCTGAAAACAAGTGTGACAGTGTACTCCTGTGTGATACTCGCACCTGTTGCAGCCACTCAAGACATGGCCTAAAAtcagaaaaccacaaacatgCGCTTCACGTCAGGGTTTGGGGATAAAGCAAAACATCAGGTTGGTATCATACCTAAACCAGAGATCATTTTAAAGCTCATCTGAAGTAGTAGATCAGCAGATCGCAGTTTTTCCAGgttgaatacattttcattttatgtgtataggatctttcaaaacaacaggaaagaaGGACAGAATCTGataaaatgccaataaaataaaaacattacagaaacaaCTGAAAgtacacaataaaatattaaaataagttGATTATTAGACCTACATGGCAAGgcattaaataaaagcacatttataTAGATTGATTATGCAAAGGTAACTctcaaaaataaacttttccaTTGTGGTTTATGTGCTAATTATTGATTGTGAAACTATGCAGAAGTGATGCAGTTCATGTTGAT
The Scatophagus argus isolate fScaArg1 chromosome 21, fScaArg1.pri, whole genome shotgun sequence genome window above contains:
- the fam117ab gene encoding protein FAM117A, with the translated sequence MSVRSGAGQTRGATLGPQPLKATVPYQLASKPRPHRRDEKSAGKAKQQQQLSSGMRRTMSLDAIIGPYLQGQWPKEPEGQSSLSRKDKSTQTPDSWSDKSHTRRGSSSHKRSASWGSAENLREIAKLKQQLHQRNKPAVSGGLDKDRQRGYPQGSCSLGTTQTQPIPIPLAPLSTLVPRLRCSVEGLNQELEGMFVCQPSQPQQRLLDVPDGHRAPVPPQSCSSGSQSDPATTPLSSSSQSSSPTSPPTYLSASPPNTEDAPLDLHQSLTDGAEMYLQSPFSSQNEADPSLPLLMSTSPGPNKSCCFQREPPEGCEKVRVWEETSTPRQLKPALISSCPDPNKVNFTPHGGSAFCPVSLLKPLLPSVDLLFRSLTVSPSGSCLSQGTTSSSNRSTPPDPPASSGVMAEGSGEALAF